In Flavobacterium sp. N1736, the following are encoded in one genomic region:
- the mrdA gene encoding penicillin-binding protein 2: MRKVLLPSLIIIAASLLVIRIFYLQIIDDSFKLKSENNAIKKAYDYPERGYIYDRNGKLLVANQASYDIMVIPREIKENLNVSEFCNLLGITTDEYYKRIAKAKVYSPRLPSVFLSQLNKSEFAAFQEKIRKYEGFYFQKRSLRDYEVDYGANIFGFITQVNENLIAKNPYYNSGDLIGKQGVEESYEEILRGIKGVKYIQKDKYNREIGSYKDGKYDTIAVAGEDINLTIDAELQKYGEELMINKRGGIVAIEPKTGEILALVTAPSYDPGILVGRQRSKNYTLLYHDSIAKPLYDRGLLAEYPPGSPFKILTGLVALQEGVINEQTTFMCHHGFSYGRGRFMKCHGFGPHQLHNGIYNSCNTYFANAYMLTINKFSDPGKAVDVWSDHIKSFGLGQFMGYDLPTGKKGNIPTSKTYKKIYPNGGWRSTTIVSNSIGQGEVLMTPIQLANMMATVANQGYYYTPHIIKKIEGKKIDAKFTTKHVTTIDQKYFPPVISGLFDVYNKGTAYALRVEGIDICGKTGTAENFAKINGKRTQLKDHSIFVAFAPKDNPKIAIAIMIENGGFGATVAGPIASLMIEKYLRKKITRTDLEVRVLNKSLAGEYAKLGGMTEASAIESTPKDSVLKAKIVVPKVPTAKTEIKKTAVDTTKDN; this comes from the coding sequence ATGAGAAAAGTTCTGCTGCCCTCTTTAATTATTATTGCAGCATCTTTGCTAGTGATCAGGATATTTTATTTGCAAATTATTGATGATTCTTTTAAATTAAAATCAGAAAATAATGCAATTAAAAAAGCTTATGATTATCCGGAAAGAGGATATATTTATGACAGAAATGGAAAATTATTAGTTGCCAATCAGGCTTCTTATGATATCATGGTTATTCCGAGAGAAATCAAAGAAAACCTTAATGTTTCTGAATTTTGTAATTTATTAGGCATTACAACTGACGAATACTATAAAAGAATTGCAAAGGCAAAAGTTTATAGTCCGCGATTACCATCTGTATTTTTATCTCAATTAAATAAATCAGAGTTTGCTGCTTTTCAGGAAAAGATCAGAAAATATGAAGGTTTCTATTTTCAGAAAAGATCGCTTCGTGATTATGAGGTAGATTATGGTGCTAATATATTTGGGTTTATCACTCAGGTAAACGAAAATTTAATTGCCAAAAATCCATACTACAATAGCGGTGATTTAATTGGAAAACAAGGTGTTGAAGAAAGTTACGAAGAAATTTTACGCGGAATAAAAGGGGTAAAATATATTCAGAAAGACAAATACAATCGAGAAATTGGTTCTTATAAAGATGGAAAATACGATACCATCGCCGTTGCCGGAGAAGATATCAATTTAACCATTGATGCCGAACTTCAAAAGTACGGTGAAGAATTAATGATTAATAAACGAGGAGGAATTGTTGCTATTGAACCAAAAACCGGAGAAATTCTGGCTTTGGTTACTGCTCCGTCTTATGATCCGGGAATTTTAGTTGGAAGACAAAGATCTAAAAACTATACACTTTTATATCATGATTCGATCGCAAAACCTTTATACGACAGAGGGCTTCTGGCAGAATATCCTCCGGGTTCGCCATTCAAAATCTTAACCGGTTTAGTTGCATTGCAGGAAGGTGTTATCAATGAGCAGACAACTTTTATGTGTCATCACGGATTTAGTTATGGTAGAGGACGTTTTATGAAGTGTCACGGTTTTGGCCCGCATCAATTGCATAACGGAATTTATAATTCTTGTAATACCTATTTTGCAAATGCATACATGTTAACCATTAATAAATTTTCTGATCCGGGAAAAGCTGTTGACGTTTGGAGTGATCACATAAAAAGTTTTGGATTAGGTCAGTTTATGGGTTATGATTTACCTACAGGTAAAAAAGGAAATATTCCAACATCTAAAACCTATAAAAAAATATATCCTAATGGAGGGTGGAGAAGCACAACAATTGTATCAAATTCAATTGGTCAGGGAGAAGTTTTAATGACGCCAATACAACTTGCCAACATGATGGCGACAGTTGCCAATCAGGGTTATTATTACACACCTCATATCATTAAAAAGATTGAAGGCAAAAAAATTGATGCTAAATTTACTACCAAGCATGTTACAACAATTGATCAAAAATATTTTCCGCCTGTAATAAGTGGTTTATTTGATGTATACAATAAAGGAACAGCTTATGCGCTTAGAGTAGAAGGCATTGATATTTGTGGAAAAACGGGTACGGCAGAAAATTTCGCTAAAATAAACGGAAAAAGAACACAGCTTAAAGATCACTCTATCTTCGTGGCTTTTGCTCCAAAAGACAATCCGAAAATTGCTATAGCGATTATGATCGAAAATGGAGGTTTTGGTGCTACAGTTGCAGGACCAATTGCGAGTTTGATGATCGAAAAATATCTTAGAAAGAAAATTACGAGAACAGATTTAGAAGTTCGTGTATTAAATAAAAGCTTAGCAGGCGAATATGCTAAATTAGGAGGAATGACTGAAGCAAGCGCTATCGAATCTACTCCTAAAGACTCTGTTTTAAAAGCTAAAATTGTTGTTCCGAAAGTACCAACAGCCAAAACAGAAATTAAAAAAACAGCCGTAGACACTACTAAAGACAACTAA
- a CDS encoding rod shape-determining protein MreD: protein MNSALLVNIFRFIVLLAIQVVIFNNMNFLGYISPFPYILYIILYPVNSNKSGLIISSFLLGLTMDTFCNSGGIHATACVILAYYRPYIFKFSFGLSYEYQTIKLNDSLTPERFSFILVSVLIHHIVLFVLEAFQFKFIWDILVRTLFSSAFTIVISIIIIYLIKPNRR from the coding sequence ATGAATAGCGCATTGTTAGTCAATATTTTTCGGTTTATTGTGTTACTGGCAATTCAGGTTGTTATTTTTAATAATATGAATTTCCTGGGATACATAAGTCCTTTTCCGTATATCTTATATATTATTCTTTATCCGGTAAACAGTAATAAATCTGGCTTGATTATCTCTAGTTTCTTATTGGGTCTTACCATGGATACGTTTTGTAATTCTGGTGGAATTCACGCAACAGCTTGTGTAATTCTGGCTTATTACAGGCCTTATATTTTTAAATTTTCATTTGGTTTAAGTTACGAATATCAAACTATAAAACTAAATGATTCCTTAACACCTGAACGTTTTTCATTTATATTAGTATCTGTTTTAATACATCACATTGTACTATTTGTACTTGAAGCTTTCCAGTTTAAATTTATCTGGGATATTCTGGTCAGGACTTTATTTAGTTCAGCATTTACCATAGTTATTTCAATCATAATAATATATCTTATTAAGCCTAATAGAAGATGA
- the mreC gene encoding rod shape-determining protein MreC — MQQIFNFIIRNSNRLLFLLLLGISLALTIQSHSYHKSRVISSANFLSGGVYEKINHVNEYLNLRTENDELVLENARLKSLLFNKEDTTKIPLADSIKGVKPADIIVSKVIHNSYSTHENYITLNSGSKEGVKQDMGVINSLGIIGVVDNTSKNYSTVVSILNMKSQINAKIKKSNHFGSLTWNGKSTGFVQLEDVPRLASIRKGDTIVTGGQSVIFPEGINIGTVDKIYIKDKTSFYVINVKLFNDMTNLGHVYIIKSKDREELINLEKKGKDE, encoded by the coding sequence ATGCAGCAAATTTTTAATTTCATTATAAGAAACAGTAATCGATTGCTGTTTTTGCTGCTTTTAGGTATTTCGTTGGCTCTCACAATTCAATCCCATTCTTACCATAAAAGCAGAGTAATCAGTTCGGCTAATTTTTTAAGCGGAGGTGTTTATGAAAAAATCAATCATGTAAATGAATATTTGAATTTAAGAACCGAAAATGACGAGCTGGTACTTGAAAACGCAAGATTAAAAAGTCTCTTATTTAATAAAGAAGACACCACAAAAATACCTTTGGCTGATAGTATAAAAGGAGTAAAACCTGCTGATATCATTGTTTCAAAAGTAATTCATAATTCATACAGCACACACGAAAACTACATTACCTTAAACTCCGGTTCAAAAGAAGGAGTTAAACAGGATATGGGAGTAATCAATAGTTTAGGAATTATTGGTGTTGTCGATAATACATCAAAAAACTACTCTACTGTGGTAAGTATTTTGAATATGAAATCGCAGATTAATGCAAAAATCAAAAAATCAAATCACTTTGGTTCATTAACCTGGAACGGTAAAAGTACCGGATTTGTTCAGCTTGAAGATGTACCGAGATTAGCTTCTATCAGAAAAGGCGACACCATTGTTACCGGTGGTCAATCTGTTATTTTCCCTGAAGGAATTAACATTGGTACCGTTGATAAAATATACATCAAAGACAAAACAAGTTTTTATGTTATTAACGTAAAACTGTTTAACGATATGACCAATCTTGGACATGTTTACATTATTAAGAGTAAAGACCGGGAAGAACTTATTAATTTAGAAAAAAAGGGGAAAGATGAATAG
- a CDS encoding rod shape-determining protein yields the protein MGFFDFMTEDIAIDLGTANTLIIHNDKVVIDSPSIVARDRISGKIIAVGKEANMMQGKTHENIKTIRPLKDGVIADFDASEKMINMFIKSIPALKKRMFTPALRMVVCIPSGITEVEMRAVKESCERVNGKEVYLIHEPMAAAIGIGIDIMQPKGNMIVDIGGGTTEIAVIALGGIVCDKSVKIAGDVFTNDIVYYMRTQHNLFVGESTAEKIKIQIGAAIEDLDGPPEDMSVQGRDLLTGKPKQVDVSYREIAKALDKSIQRIEDAVMETLSQTPPELAADIYNTGIYLAGGGSMLRGLDKRISQKTDLPVYIAEDPLRAVVRGTGMALKNIAKFKSILIK from the coding sequence ATGGGATTTTTTGATTTCATGACCGAGGATATTGCGATAGACCTTGGTACCGCAAACACTTTAATCATTCACAATGATAAAGTTGTTATTGATAGTCCATCAATCGTTGCACGTGATCGAATATCAGGCAAAATCATTGCTGTTGGTAAAGAAGCTAACATGATGCAGGGTAAAACACATGAAAACATCAAGACCATAAGGCCTTTGAAGGATGGTGTAATTGCCGATTTTGATGCTTCAGAAAAAATGATCAATATGTTCATTAAAAGTATACCAGCATTAAAGAAAAGAATGTTTACGCCAGCTTTACGCATGGTCGTATGTATTCCTTCTGGTATTACTGAAGTGGAGATGCGAGCTGTAAAAGAATCTTGTGAAAGAGTAAACGGAAAAGAAGTTTATTTGATTCACGAACCTATGGCAGCAGCAATTGGTATTGGTATCGATATTATGCAGCCAAAAGGAAACATGATTGTTGATATTGGTGGTGGTACTACTGAAATCGCGGTTATCGCTTTAGGCGGAATTGTATGTGACAAATCTGTAAAAATTGCAGGTGACGTTTTTACAAATGACATCGTTTATTACATGCGTACACAACACAATCTTTTTGTGGGAGAAAGTACTGCAGAGAAGATAAAAATTCAAATTGGGGCTGCTATCGAAGATTTAGATGGTCCGCCAGAAGATATGTCAGTTCAGGGTAGAGATTTACTTACCGGTAAACCAAAACAAGTTGATGTTTCTTACCGTGAAATTGCTAAAGCATTAGATAAATCAATACAACGTATTGAAGATGCTGTAATGGAGACTTTATCTCAAACACCTCCTGAATTAGCTGCTGATATCTACAATACAGGTATCTATTTAGCTGGTGGAGGATCAATGTTAAGAGGTCTTGATAAACGTATTTCGCAAAAAACAGATTTACCTGTTTACATTGCCGAAGATCCGTTAAGAGCTGTAGTTCGTGGAACTGGAATGGCACTTAAAAACATTGCAAAATTCAAAAGCATCTTAATAAAATAA
- the purH gene encoding bifunctional phosphoribosylaminoimidazolecarboxamide formyltransferase/IMP cyclohydrolase, whose protein sequence is MSTTKTIQSALISVFSKDGLEPIVRKLHEQNVTLYSTGGTEDFIKNLGIPVVPVEDITSFPEILGGRVKTLHPKIFGGILNRQDNESDVQQMKEFDIPQIDLVIVDLYPFEKTVASGASEQDIIEKIDIGGISLIRAGAKNFKDTVIVASVNEYSLLLDLITEQNGATTLENRRLFATKAFHVSSHYDGAIFNYFNTDETIYKESIAGGQILRYGENPHQKGFFFGDFDAMFKKVHGKELSYNNLLDVDAAVNLINEFKTDGPTFAILKHNNACGLASRKTISEAYLAALACDPTSAFGGVLIANTKIDLATAQEINKLFCEVVIAPSYDDDAIAVLQEKKNRIILVQNEVELPSRQVRTCLNGLLIQDRNNITDTKEHLKTVTTTEPTAQEIEDLIFASKICKNTKSNTIVFAKNGTLISSGTGQTSRVDALMQAVDKAKAFGFDLTGASMASDAFFPFPDCVELAKKAGITAVIQPGGSIKDELSINYCNENNLAMVFTGTRHFKH, encoded by the coding sequence ATGAGCACAACTAAAACAATACAATCAGCATTAATATCTGTTTTTTCGAAAGATGGGCTGGAGCCAATCGTTAGAAAATTACACGAACAAAATGTAACACTTTATTCGACTGGAGGAACCGAAGATTTTATTAAAAACCTAGGAATTCCTGTAGTTCCTGTTGAAGATATTACTTCTTTTCCTGAAATTCTTGGCGGAAGAGTAAAAACATTACACCCGAAAATTTTTGGCGGAATTTTAAATCGTCAGGATAACGAAAGTGATGTTCAGCAAATGAAAGAATTTGATATTCCTCAGATTGATTTGGTTATTGTTGATTTGTATCCGTTTGAAAAAACGGTTGCTTCCGGTGCAAGCGAACAGGATATTATTGAAAAAATTGATATTGGCGGAATTTCATTGATTCGTGCCGGTGCAAAAAACTTTAAAGACACTGTTATTGTTGCTTCGGTAAACGAATATAGTTTGCTTCTTGATTTGATTACAGAGCAAAACGGAGCGACAACTCTTGAAAACAGAAGATTGTTTGCAACAAAAGCATTCCACGTTTCATCTCATTATGATGGTGCTATTTTTAATTATTTTAATACTGACGAAACTATCTACAAAGAGAGTATTGCAGGCGGACAGATTTTAAGATATGGAGAAAACCCACATCAAAAAGGTTTCTTTTTTGGAGATTTTGATGCAATGTTTAAAAAAGTTCACGGAAAAGAGTTATCTTACAATAATTTATTAGACGTTGATGCAGCTGTAAACTTAATAAATGAGTTTAAAACTGACGGACCAACGTTTGCTATTTTAAAACATAATAATGCTTGTGGTTTAGCTTCAAGAAAAACAATTAGCGAAGCTTATTTAGCAGCTTTGGCTTGCGATCCAACATCTGCTTTTGGTGGAGTTTTGATTGCAAATACTAAAATTGATTTAGCTACAGCGCAGGAAATCAACAAATTATTCTGCGAAGTTGTAATTGCTCCAAGTTATGATGATGATGCAATTGCAGTTTTACAAGAAAAGAAAAACAGAATTATATTAGTTCAAAATGAAGTTGAATTACCTTCAAGACAAGTAAGAACTTGTCTTAATGGTTTGTTAATTCAGGACAGAAATAATATTACAGATACTAAAGAGCATTTAAAAACCGTTACTACTACAGAGCCTACTGCTCAGGAAATAGAAGATTTGATATTTGCTTCAAAAATTTGTAAAAACACAAAATCAAATACGATTGTTTTTGCAAAAAACGGAACATTAATTTCGTCAGGAACAGGTCAGACCTCAAGAGTTGATGCTTTAATGCAGGCTGTTGATAAAGCGAAAGCTTTTGGTTTTGATTTAACCGGCGCTTCTATGGCAAGTGATGCATTTTTCCCTTTTCCGGATTGTGTAGAGTTAGCCAAAAAAGCAGGAATAACGGCTGTAATTCAGCCAGGAGGATCTATTAAAGACGAATTAAGTATTAATTATTGCAACGAAAATAATCTTGCAATGGTATTTACAGGAACACGTCATTTTAAACATTAA
- a CDS encoding ABC transporter permease: MLLYLRLLKESLSFAINALRNNKLRTLLSLLGVTIGIFSIIAVLAAVDSLDRKISKDLSSLDKNTIYLMKYCFGPSEIPQWKREQFPNVKYDEYISLKNSLNNTEQVGYQLFVNHESLKYDSKTVADVNMVPSSFEMVDIDGVSFDKGRFYNESESNSGTPVIVLGYDIANGLFGESDPIGKSIRLYGQRFTVIGVMKKQGAGFFGDSNDTSVYFPANFLRRMYGDSDAMTPVIVLKPVKGIDMDAYKAEVAQKLRAIRGMKAGEMDNFFINILSGFTDFIDGILGQMNVVGWIISGFSLLVGGFGIANIMFVSVKERTNLIGIQKSLGAKNRFILFQFLFEAIILSVIGGIIGLLMVWAIALILTKALDFEFVLSFGNIVLGTTLAALIGLISGILPAISAANLDPVEAIRTGM; encoded by the coding sequence ATGCTACTTTATCTTAGGTTATTAAAAGAAAGTCTGAGCTTTGCCATTAATGCTTTACGAAATAATAAATTGCGAACTTTATTATCATTGTTAGGCGTTACAATAGGTATATTTTCAATCATTGCCGTTCTTGCTGCCGTTGATTCTTTAGACCGAAAAATTTCTAAAGATTTGAGCAGTTTAGATAAAAATACGATTTATTTAATGAAATATTGTTTCGGTCCGTCAGAAATTCCACAATGGAAAAGAGAACAATTTCCCAATGTGAAATATGACGAATATATCAGTTTGAAAAATTCACTTAATAATACAGAGCAGGTTGGGTATCAATTATTCGTAAATCACGAAAGTTTAAAATACGATTCGAAAACCGTTGCCGATGTAAATATGGTTCCTTCATCATTTGAGATGGTCGACATTGACGGAGTAAGTTTTGATAAGGGAAGATTTTACAACGAATCTGAATCAAATTCAGGAACTCCCGTAATTGTTTTAGGATATGATATTGCCAACGGACTTTTTGGAGAAAGTGATCCCATCGGAAAAAGTATTCGTTTGTACGGACAGCGTTTTACCGTAATTGGTGTAATGAAAAAACAAGGAGCAGGATTTTTTGGCGACAGTAATGATACTTCTGTTTATTTTCCTGCAAATTTTTTACGCAGAATGTATGGCGACAGCGACGCAATGACGCCCGTAATTGTTTTAAAACCTGTAAAAGGCATCGATATGGATGCTTATAAAGCCGAAGTTGCACAAAAACTTAGAGCAATTCGCGGAATGAAAGCAGGCGAGATGGATAATTTTTTCATCAATATACTTTCTGGGTTTACCGATTTTATCGACGGAATTTTAGGTCAGATGAATGTAGTAGGTTGGATTATCAGCGGATTTTCTCTTTTAGTTGGAGGTTTTGGAATTGCCAATATTATGTTCGTTTCCGTAAAAGAAAGAACTAATTTAATTGGAATTCAGAAATCGCTTGGCGCTAAAAACCGATTCATTTTATTTCAGTTTTTATTCGAAGCGATAATTCTTTCTGTAATTGGCGGAATCATTGGTTTATTAATGGTTTGGGCAATTGCATTAATCTTAACAAAAGCACTGGATTTTGAATTTGTTTTAAGTTTTGGAAATATCGTTTTAGGAACAACTCTTGCCGCACTTATCGGATTAATTTCCGGAATTTTACCCGCAATTTCAGCTGCAAATTTAGATCCGGTTGAAGCTATTCGAACAGGAATGTAA
- a CDS encoding cupin-like domain-containing protein, with the protein MSFILKNVDTVESISREDFKKNYLDKRNPLIIKGLTKDWPARDKWTIDYFKQIAGDIEVKLVDNSKADPKKVINASIANMKFGDYLDLIKNEPTQLRIFFFNLFKHRPELINDVKIPKELMGGFIESMPAMFFGGSKAITFLHYDIDLPHLFHTHFGGRKHIILFDNKWKKRLYCVPNTTYALEDYDVANPDFEKFPALKGVEGYEVFLEHGDTLFMPTGMWHWMRYIDGSFSLSLRAWDSSITRKMASVWSLFMHGAVDSAIKIVFRERYAIWREKVAFKIAEKELKNNRPKNNTN; encoded by the coding sequence ATGAGCTTTATTCTAAAAAATGTTGATACAGTTGAGTCTATTTCTAGAGAAGATTTTAAAAAGAACTATTTAGATAAAAGAAACCCTCTAATTATAAAAGGATTAACAAAAGATTGGCCCGCAAGAGACAAATGGACAATCGATTATTTTAAGCAAATTGCCGGAGATATTGAAGTAAAATTAGTTGATAATTCAAAAGCAGATCCTAAAAAAGTAATTAATGCCTCAATTGCCAATATGAAATTTGGCGATTATCTGGATCTAATAAAAAACGAGCCAACACAGCTTCGAATTTTTTTCTTCAATCTTTTTAAACATCGCCCCGAATTAATTAATGACGTAAAAATTCCAAAAGAATTAATGGGTGGTTTTATAGAAAGTATGCCCGCCATGTTTTTTGGAGGTTCAAAAGCTATTACCTTTTTGCATTATGACATCGATTTACCCCATCTTTTCCACACACATTTTGGAGGAAGAAAACATATTATATTGTTTGATAATAAATGGAAAAAACGACTTTATTGCGTTCCAAATACCACGTACGCCTTAGAAGATTACGATGTTGCCAATCCCGATTTTGAAAAATTTCCCGCTCTAAAAGGCGTTGAAGGTTACGAAGTTTTTCTGGAACATGGCGATACGTTATTCATGCCAACCGGAATGTGGCATTGGATGCGTTATATAGACGGTTCTTTTTCTCTCAGTCTTCGTGCCTGGGATTCATCCATAACCCGAAAAATGGCAAGCGTTTGGAGTTTATTTATGCACGGCGCAGTTGATAGTGCTATAAAAATAGTTTTTAGAGAACGATATGCAATATGGCGCGAAAAAGTAGCTTTTAAAATAGCCGAAAAGGAATTAAAAAATAACAGGCCAAAAAACAACACGAACTAA
- the accD gene encoding acetyl-CoA carboxylase, carboxyltransferase subunit beta — protein MAWFKRQEKGITTATEDKMDVPKGLWYKSPTGKIIDADELARNLFVSPEDDFHVRIGSATYFEILFDNNEFVELDKNMTSKDPLHFVDTKKYAERLKDVMEKTHLKDAVRTGVGKSKGKELVICCMDFAFIGGSMGAVVGEKIARGIDHAIKNKMPFVMISKSGGARMMEAAYSLMQLAKTSVKLAQLAEAGLPYISLCTDPTTGGTTASYAMLGDINISEPGALIGFAGPRVVRDTTGKDLPEGFQTAEFLLEHGFLDFITPRKDLKEKINLYIDLIQNSTIR, from the coding sequence ATGGCTTGGTTTAAAAGACAAGAAAAAGGGATTACGACCGCTACAGAAGATAAAATGGACGTTCCGAAAGGATTGTGGTACAAATCTCCGACTGGAAAAATTATTGATGCTGATGAATTAGCCCGAAACTTATTTGTTAGTCCGGAAGATGATTTTCACGTTAGAATTGGAAGCGCAACCTATTTTGAAATTTTATTCGACAACAACGAATTTGTTGAGTTAGATAAAAACATGACATCAAAAGATCCTTTGCATTTTGTGGATACAAAAAAATATGCAGAGCGATTGAAAGATGTAATGGAAAAAACTCACTTAAAAGACGCTGTACGTACGGGAGTAGGAAAATCTAAAGGAAAAGAACTTGTAATTTGCTGTATGGATTTTGCCTTTATTGGTGGATCTATGGGAGCTGTTGTAGGTGAAAAAATTGCCAGAGGTATTGATCACGCGATCAAAAACAAAATGCCTTTTGTAATGATTTCTAAATCTGGTGGAGCTCGTATGATGGAAGCAGCGTATTCGTTAATGCAATTAGCAAAAACATCTGTAAAATTAGCGCAGCTTGCCGAAGCTGGTTTACCATACATTTCTTTATGTACAGATCCAACTACGGGAGGAACAACTGCATCTTACGCCATGTTAGGAGACATCAATATCTCTGAGCCAGGCGCTTTGATTGGTTTTGCCGGACCGCGTGTGGTTCGTGATACTACAGGAAAAGATTTACCGGAAGGTTTTCAAACGGCTGAGTTTCTTTTAGAGCACGGTTTCCTTGATTTTATTACACCAAGAAAAGATTTAAAAGAAAAAATCAACTTATATATTGATTTGATTCAGAATAGTACAATTAGATAG
- the fbaA gene encoding class II fructose-bisphosphate aldolase: MAHNIKPGVATGDQVQEIFNYAKEKGFALPAVNVTGSSTINGVLETAAKLNAPVIIQFSNGGAQFNAGKGLSNAGEKSAIAGGIAGAKHIHTLAEAYGATVILHTDHCAKKLLPWIDGLLDASEKHFAETGKPLFSSHMIDLSEEPIEENIEICKEYLARMSKMGMTLEIELGITGGEEDGVDNSDVDSSKLYTQPEEVAYAYEELSKVSPKFTIAAAFGNVHGVYKPGNVKLTPKILKNSQDFVQNKFKTGPNPVDFVFHGGSGSTLEEIREGISYGVIKMNIDTDLQFAYTEGIRDYMVKNIDYLKTQIGNPEGAEVPNKKYYDPRKWVRESEVTFNTRLEQAFADLNNVNTL, encoded by the coding sequence ATGGCACACAACATTAAACCCGGAGTAGCTACAGGAGATCAGGTTCAGGAAATTTTTAATTATGCGAAAGAAAAAGGATTTGCACTTCCAGCAGTAAATGTTACGGGGTCAAGTACTATTAATGGAGTTCTTGAGACTGCAGCGAAACTAAATGCGCCAGTTATCATTCAATTTTCAAACGGAGGAGCACAATTTAACGCTGGAAAAGGATTGTCTAATGCAGGTGAGAAATCAGCAATCGCTGGTGGAATTGCAGGAGCAAAACATATTCACACTTTAGCAGAAGCTTACGGTGCAACTGTAATTTTACACACAGACCACTGTGCAAAAAAATTATTACCTTGGATCGATGGTTTGTTAGATGCATCTGAAAAACATTTTGCAGAAACAGGAAAACCATTATTCAGTTCTCATATGATCGATTTGTCTGAGGAGCCAATCGAAGAAAATATCGAGATCTGTAAAGAATATTTAGCAAGAATGAGTAAAATGGGTATGACATTAGAAATCGAGCTGGGTATTACAGGTGGTGAAGAAGATGGTGTTGACAACTCTGATGTTGACAGTTCTAAATTATACACACAACCAGAAGAAGTAGCTTATGCTTACGAAGAATTATCTAAAGTAAGTCCTAAATTTACTATCGCTGCTGCTTTTGGAAACGTTCACGGTGTTTACAAACCAGGAAACGTAAAATTAACTCCGAAAATCTTAAAAAACTCTCAGGATTTCGTTCAAAACAAATTCAAAACTGGTCCTAATCCGGTAGATTTCGTTTTTCACGGAGGTTCAGGTTCTACACTTGAAGAAATCAGAGAAGGAATTAGCTACGGAGTTATCAAAATGAACATTGATACAGATTTACAATTTGCATACACAGAAGGAATTCGTGATTATATGGTTAAAAATATTGACTATTTAAAAACACAAATCGGTAACCCGGAAGGTGCTGAAGTTCCTAACAAAAAATATTATGACCCAAGAAAATGGGTACGTGAAAGCGAAGTGACATTCAATACAAGACTTGAGCAAGCTTTTGCAGACTTAAATAACGTTAATACACTTTAA